In Bos taurus isolate L1 Dominette 01449 registration number 42190680 breed Hereford chromosome 11, ARS-UCD2.0, whole genome shotgun sequence, one DNA window encodes the following:
- the LOC107132908 gene encoding ferritin light chain-like yields MCGSLFSHLAKEKREGMESLLKMQNQRAGRVLFLDMQKPSQDEWGKTQDTMEAALLVEKNLDQALLDLHDLGSAHTDPHICDFLENHFLHEEVKLIKKMGDHLTNPHRLAGLQAGLGEYLFKRLTLKHD; encoded by the coding sequence ATGTGTGGATCACTTTTTTCGCACCTGGCCAAGGAGAAGCGCGAGGGCATGGAGTCTCTCTTGAAAATGCAAAACCAGCGTGCCGGCCGTGTCCTCTTCCTGGACATGCAGAAGCCATCTCAAGATGAGTGGGGTAAAACCCAGGACACTATGGAAGCCGCCCTTCTCGTAGAGAAGAACCTGGATCAGGCCCTTTTGGATCTACATGACCTGGGTTCTGCCCACACGGACCCCCACATCTGTGACTTCCTGGAGAACCACTTCCTACATGAGGAAgtgaaactcatcaagaaaatggGTGACCACCTGACCAACCCTCACAGGCTGGCTGGTCTCCAGGCTGGGTTGGGCGAGTATCTCTTCAAAAGGCTCACCCTCAAGCACGACTAG